The following coding sequences lie in one Chelmon rostratus isolate fCheRos1 chromosome 2, fCheRos1.pri, whole genome shotgun sequence genomic window:
- the LOC121618686 gene encoding sodium-coupled neutral amino acid transporter 3-like: protein MSEEKPADTVETAPAEVNAIPNGKGHEPGEEITASAKTPPAGDGEKETVPNSAQNASPHRTDNTEANLPESQEFLSGMDDKKTTRFTDFEGKTSFGMSVFNLGNAIMGSGILGLAYAMANTGVVLFLVLLTVVAVLSSYSIHLLLKSSGIVGIRAYEQLGYRAFGTPGKMAAGIAITLQNIGAMSSYLYIVKYEFPLVIQAFLRVDKPAGEWYLNGNYLVIIVSVAVILPLALMKQLGYLGYTSGFSLSCMVFFLISVIYKKFNVPCPFVDFALNSTATVLNVSATDPGGEDNPACIPKLANLNSQTAYTIPILAFAFVCHPEVLPIYTELRNPTKKKMQHVANISIAVMYSMYFLAALFGYLTFYGEVEAELLHTYSRIDPYDTLILCVRVAVLTAVTLTVPIVLFPVRRAIQQMMFPNKTFYWPRHIAIAFILLTFINLLVIFAPNILGIFGIIGATSAPCLIFIFPAVFYIRIVPKEEESMRSVPKILAACFAGIGVLFMIMSLSFIIIDWTSGTNNASSGH from the exons GGAAACTGTACCAAATAGTGCCCAGAATGCTAG tcCTCACAGAACTGACAATACAGAGGCCAACCTCCCAGAGAGCCAGGAGTTCTTATCAGGCATGGATGACAAGAAGACCACGCGCTTCACAGAT TTTGAGGGGAAAACCTCGTTTGGGATGTCCGTCTTCAACCTGGGCAATGCAATCATGGGAAGTGGAATCCTGGGACTGGCGTACGCCATGGCCAACACAGGGGTCGTCCTGTTTTT GGTACTTCTAACAGTGGTGGCAGTCCTCTCATCATATTCCATACATTTGCTGCTGAAGTCATCTGGTATTGTAG GTATTCGTGCGTATGAGCAGCTCGGATACAGGGCCTTTGGGACCCCGGGGAAGATGGCGGCAGGTATTGCCATCACGCTGCAGAACATTGGAG CCATGTCCAGTTATCTGTACATAGTCAAGTATGAGTTTCCTTTGGTCATCCAGGCCTTCCTGAGGGTGGATAAACCTGCAGG CGAATGGTACCTGAATGGGAACTACCTCGTGATAATTGTGTCTGTTGCAGTAATATTACCACTGGCTCTCATGAAACAGCTTG GATACCTGGGATACACCAGTGGCTTTTCCCTGAGCTGCATggttttcttcctcatttcG GTCATCTACAAGAAGTTCAATGTTCCTTGCCCATTTGTGGACTTTGCACTCAATAGCACTGCCACCGTGCTGAATGTCAGTGCCACCGATCCCGGCGGGGAGGATAATCCCGCCTGTATCCCCAAACTCGCCAACCTCAACTCACAG ACGGCCTACACCATCCCCATCCTGGCGTTCGCCTTTGTGTGCCACCCCGAGGTCCTGCCCATCTACACAGAGCTGCGCAA TCCCACCAAGAAAAAGATGCAGCATGTGGCCAACATCTCCATTGCAGTCATGTACAGCATGTACTTCCTGGCTGCCCTTTTTGGATACCTAACTTTCTATG GTGAAGTGGAAGCGGAGCTGCTTCACACCTACAGCCGTATTGACCCGTATGACACTTTGAttctgtgcgtgcgtgtggcTGTGCTCACTGCCGTCACGCTCACTGTGCCCATTGTGCTCTTCCCT GTGCGGAGAGCGATCCAGCAGATGATGTTTCCCAACAAGACGTTCTACTGGCCCCGTCACATCGCCATTGCCTTCATTCTGCTCACGTTCATCAACCTGCTGGTCATCTTTGCCCCCAACATCCTGGGCATCTTTGGGATCATTG GTGCCACATCTGCCCCTtgtctcatcttcatcttccctGCTGTCTTCTACATTCGTATCGTACCCAAAGAAGAGGAGTCAATGCGCTCTGTCCCCAAAATCCTG GCTGCCTGCTTTGCCGGGATAGGTGTCCTGTTTATGATCATGAGtctcagcttcatcatcattgATTGGACATCAGGCACCAACAATGCCAGCAGTGGTCACTAG